One Halichoerus grypus chromosome 1, mHalGry1.hap1.1, whole genome shotgun sequence genomic region harbors:
- the CGGBP1 gene encoding CGG triplet repeat-binding protein 1 codes for MERFVVTAPPARNRSKTALYVTPLDRVTEFGGELHEDGGKLFCTSCNVVLNHVRKSAISDHLKSKTHTKRKAEFEEQNVRKKQRPLTASLQCNSTAQTEKVSVIQDFVKMCLEANIPLEKADHPAVRAFLSRHVKNGGSIPKSDQLRRAYLPDGYENENQLLNSQDC; via the coding sequence ATGGAAAGATTTGTAGTGACAGCACCACCTGCCCGAAACCGTTCTAAGACTGCTTTGTATGTGACTCCCCTGGATCGAGTCACTGAGTTTGGAGGTGAGCTGCACGAAGATGGAGGAAAACTCTTCTGCACTTCTTGCAATGTGGTTCTGAATCATGTTCGCAAGTCTGCCATTAGTGACCACCTTAAGTCAAAGACTCATACCAAGAGGAAGGCAGAATTTGAAGAGCAGAATGTGAGAAAGAAGCAGAGGCCCCTAACTGCATCCCTTCAGTGCAACAGTACTGCGCAAACAGAGAAAGTCAGTGTTATCCAGGACTTTGTGAAAATGTGCCTGGAAGCCAACATCCCACTTGAGAAGGCTGATCATCCAGCAGTCCGTGCTTTCCTGTCTCGCCATGTGAAGAATGGAGGCTCCATACCTAAGTCAGACCAGCTGAGGAGAGCATATCTTCCTGATGGATATGAAAATGAGAATCAACTCCTCAACTCACAAGATTGTTGA